In Deltaproteobacteria bacterium, a single genomic region encodes these proteins:
- a CDS encoding 4'-phosphopantetheinyl transferase superfamily protein: protein MVVHVFVEAIRAPLVCTAGAATLDEAVRVLDDGEIARMRTLAFEADRLRYAAAHLLLRRALTQLQPGREAHAWRFVRGPYDRPVLHPSHPERVSFSLTHTAGVVACAVADATLEVGIDAESFTRAAPLELAAAKFAAAEREWLAVHDGEARARAFYELWTLKEAYLKARGLGLALPLDSLTVVPGDPPRIELAAELHDDAARWSLSLRRHADAVVAIAVGRRTAAQPPPRLVWHPG from the coding sequence ATGGTGGTGCACGTGTTCGTGGAAGCGATCCGCGCGCCGTTGGTGTGCACCGCGGGCGCCGCGACGCTGGACGAGGCGGTGCGCGTGCTCGATGACGGGGAGATCGCCCGCATGCGCACGCTCGCGTTCGAGGCCGATCGTCTGCGGTACGCCGCGGCGCACCTCTTGCTGCGGCGTGCGTTGACGCAGCTGCAACCCGGCCGCGAGGCCCACGCGTGGCGGTTCGTGCGGGGCCCGTACGACCGCCCCGTGCTGCACCCCAGCCATCCCGAGCGCGTGAGCTTCAGCCTCACCCACACCGCGGGCGTGGTGGCCTGTGCGGTTGCCGATGCGACGCTCGAGGTCGGGATCGATGCGGAGTCGTTCACCCGTGCAGCGCCGCTCGAGCTGGCGGCCGCGAAGTTCGCCGCCGCCGAGCGCGAGTGGCTCGCGGTGCACGACGGCGAGGCGCGTGCGCGTGCGTTCTACGAGCTGTGGACCCTCAAAGAGGCCTACCTCAAGGCCCGCGGCCTCGGACTGGCGCTGCCGCTCGATTCGCTGACGGTGGTGCCGGGTGATCCGCCGCGCATCGAACTCGCCGCAGAGCTCCACGACGATGCCGCGCGCTGGTCACTGTCGCTGCGTCGCCATGCCGATGCGGTGGTGGCGATCGCCGTCGGCCGCCGCACGGCTGCACAGCCGCCGCCGCGGCTCGTCTGGCACCCCGGGTGA
- a CDS encoding PTS sugar transporter subunit IIA, translated as MTPVVTLDTIVHRVAARDVEGVVDELVAALAQVHGLGRAELRAGFGEREALGSTAFGHGVAIPHARFDVAHPLAAVGLAPSGLTTRGPDDEPVRVVVALVSPPDGIQHLQALAILGRMLIAPGAIAALLLAPDRMGVLRQLSRALEDDASLRGA; from the coding sequence GTGACCCCGGTCGTCACACTCGACACCATCGTCCATCGCGTCGCCGCCCGCGATGTCGAGGGCGTCGTCGACGAGCTGGTCGCCGCGCTCGCGCAGGTGCACGGACTCGGGCGCGCCGAGCTGCGCGCGGGCTTCGGCGAGCGCGAGGCGCTCGGCAGCACCGCCTTCGGCCACGGGGTCGCGATCCCGCACGCGCGCTTCGACGTCGCGCACCCACTCGCGGCCGTCGGGCTGGCGCCGTCGGGCCTCACCACCCGCGGGCCCGACGACGAGCCGGTGCGGGTGGTGGTCGCGCTGGTGTCCCCACCCGATGGCATCCAACACCTGCAGGCGCTGGCGATCCTCGGTCGGATGTTGATCGCGCCCGGGGCGATCGCGGCGCTGCTGCTCGCACCCGACCGCATGGGCGTCCTGCGTCAGCTCAGTCGCGCGCTCGAGGACGACGCGTCGCTGCGCGGCGCGTGA